AAGCAGGGCGGCCAAACTGATGAGTGCAAAAATGCTAACAGTTGGTCCTGCCGATGTTGGAATGAATCGCTGGGATAGTATATCCATCGCACCGGAGTTCAACAGGCCATAACCGAGCACGAGCACACAGGCCACTGTAATTACCGCCGGGTGAGCAAACCCGGAAAAAGCTTCATTGCCAGGCACCAGACCCGTGACTACACAAACCAGCAAAGCGCCCAAGGCAACCAGGTCATGGCGCCAACGCCCCCAAAGGAACATGACCATAGTTGCAAATAGCACAGTAATAATTATAACTTGATCGCTTGTCATATAAAATCTCTTTTATTCATTAAAAGTGTTGTGATCAGCAGAGTACTATCCCAGCTCTTTACATTCTTTAACGTGCGTATAACTATTTAATAGTGTAACATAATAATGTTCCACTATTACTATATTTTATATTATCAGTATATCGAATATGTAATGCTATTTCTTAAAAATATACCAATTTTCTATACAATTTTTAACTTTTCCCATCATCTTAAGCCAGTCGTGATTCAAATTACTGAGTATATAATCTTCGGCATGAGGTACAGTACATTCAGAGCAGTCTTGGTGCATTTGTGCATCTGTAAAAGATCGTTTTCCGCGTTTTGTGTTTAAACTCGGGTAATCATTTTGACAGCTGTTTGACGGTACTATTTATACAATTGGGTATCGGAGTACGCTACTTTACACAGTAGATTTTATGCAAGAAAACTCAATAGTTCGAGAAAATCCCTATATTACGTCTCTTAGTTTATTTCTTAAAGGGAAAAGTCTGAGAACAGATATGTAGATAACCATAGATAAGATAGTGTTAGGGTGGAAATATATTTTTTATTTTGTCTTGTTTGAAGGTATATCGTGGTTTTAAGAGATTGTGGTACCGCAGGTCGGATTCGAACCGACACGCCCGAAGGCAGAAGATTTTGAGTCTACCAAGTCTACCAGTTCCATCACTGCGGCATAGGTACATTGTAAAATGTAGATGGGATTTTACTCCTAGGGAGCTTAAAGAAGGGTTAGTAGACGACAAATAAAATCTTATAAAATGTGTATCCATAGTCCAATCAAACCATTAGATTTATCTTAACAGAGTAAAATGGAGTATAAAGCAACGCTTGGAGATGTACAGTGATGAAAAAAGTATTGGTGATCGGTGGAGGTTATGGTGGTCTCAGAGCTATCGAAACGCTCTCTAAATATCCGGATATCGATATCACGCTGATCGATAAAAACCCCTACCATTATTTACAAACCGAGGCGTACGGTTATATTGCAGGTCAATTTGATATGCATGACATTGCGATCGACCTGTATAACTGGTGTGAAGGATTTAAAGAGAGGGTAGCGTTCATCCATAAAGAGGTTACTTCGATCGATTTTGAGCGCAAAAGCGTACATTTGGATGGGAGAGATCTCTTTTATGATTATCTCATCATCGCTACAGGTGCACAAACAAACTTCCTTTCATGTATCGAAGGACTGATAGAGTACAGTCATGGTGTGAAAAATCTGGAAAGAGCACACAATTTCAGAATAAAGTTTGAAAACCTTATCTACAAAAAATTGCAGCATCAAGAGGGTGCTATAGATGGTGAACTGAATATTGTTGTGGGAGGAGCAGGACTCAGCGGTGTAGAAGTGGCTGCCGAGATGGCGTATGTGCTCGAGAATTACAGTAAAACGATCGGAGATACAGCAAAAGAGATACATATCTATCTTATCGATGCGAGTGATACCATACTTCCCGGTATGGGGCAATACAGTATTGACAATACAAAGAAGAGATTGGAAGCACTGGGTGTCAAGATCCTCACAAGTACGTTTATCCACACGGTTGATACTACACATGTACACTTTAAAAATGGCGAAAAACTCCCCTACAGTTTCATGATCTTTACGGGTGGGATCAAAGCATCATCACTCACTGATACGATCGAGAATGAGAAAAACCGTATCAATCAGCTCATTGCCAGCCCGGAGCTTAACGTGCAAGGCAAAAAAGAGGTCTTTGCCATAGGTGATTGTGTGGAGATCAGAGACGCAGAAGGTAACATTTTGCCTCCCACCGCACAAATTGCCGAAAAAAGTGCAGAGTATGTGGCCAAAACCATCAGACAAAGAATGGACGGTGTGCCATCTCAGCCTTTTGATGCGGGTGTTTCGGGTGTATTTATCGCCTTGGGCGGTAAGTATGCGGTAGGTGAAATGTTCCAGTATATCAAAGTGAAAGGGTATATTGCGTATGTCGTTAAAAAAGCGATCACACATGCATATTATCTGGGGCTGCGTTTGCGTATCAATACAGGATTTAAAAATCGTATCCGGTAGAGGTCGTTTATATAGAAGATCAAAACGTATTTAGCGCTGCAATAAAATATGTCAATTTGACCCTTCTTTATAGGGTTTTATTTTAATTTGTTATAATATCTTCATTATTTAATATTAATTTAGGATTTACATTGAAAATCACAATTATTGTCACGGCTATACTTTTTATCTATGCTGCATTTTCTACTATCTTCCATGAAACAGCATTGGTGGGTGATATCGGGAAAAAAATAGGAGATACCAATCTCTATCTGTTTGGCTACCTTGCGTATATCAATTTTTTTGTTCTATTTTATCCTCTTTACAAACTTTACAGTGATGCCCGTGTAAGAAAAAATATCGATTTTTATTTAGGATGGATACTCTTTTTTATCTCATTGATACTCTTTAGCGCCTTGGTACTGGAGGGTCAAGAGAGAGGTTTCATAGGTACACAGATCGTGGAATTCCTCTACCCGCTCATCGGAAAAGCGGGGCTCTGGCTCTTTTGGTTGATGATCATGGCACTCTCTTTGGTGTTCATTATCGATGATGACTTTGACTTCTCCAGATTTAAGATGAACAGACCTGAGGCTTCACTCTCTTTTAGATGGGTAGGAAGCACTTTTTCTGTATTGGGAAAAGTATTAAAAAAGATATTTACAAACCCTTTTGCTTCACCTTCTCTTGAAGATGAAATGATGCCTGTACTGGATGCTGCTGAAGAAAATCCTAAGAGAACACGCGTGAAAAGAAAGCCTGATGCAAAAAAAGTTGTAACTAAAACAGAAGCAGAGACAGTGCAGGCACTGGATGAATCGGATGATCCTGTGCTCAATGAAATACTCGAACTTGAACATGAGATGGAAATGCATATTTCTGCAGAAAAAAGGGCTGCAGGTAAGTCCCATGTAGAGTTCATCAATGAGTTGGAAGAAAACTCTAAACTCATGGAGCAGATAGATAAAGGGCAAGTCGTCAAACCTAAAAATTTCAAACTGCCTAAGCTGGATTTTTTACAAAAAGCACCTAAAACGACAAAAAAGGTCAATGAGGCAGAAATTGACAGAAAGATAGAAGAGCTGCTCGCAAAACTGCAGCAATTTAACGTAGATGGGGATGTCGTACGTACCTACAGCGGTCCTTTGGTCACAACCTTTGAGTTCAAACCTGCACCCAATGTCAAAGTTTCTAAGATCTTAAACCTCCAGGATGACCTTGCAATGGCACTTTCGGCGGAAACGATACGTATACAGGCACCGATACCCGGACGTGATGTTGTGGGGATAGAGATACCAAACGAAACGGTAGATACGATCTACCTTCGTGAGATACTTGAGAGTGATCTCTTTAAAAACTCCAGTTCTCCTTTAACGGTAGCTTTAGGTAAAGATATCGTAGGTAAACCGTTCATTACAGACATTAAAAAACTTCCGCACCTGCTCATAGCAGGAACCACGGGTTCGGGTAAATCCGTAGGTATCAATGCGATGATCCTCTCTTTGCTTTACAGGAATGATCCTGATCAGTTGAAACTGATGCTTATTGACCCCAAGATGCTGGAGTTTTCGATCTATAATGATATACCGCATTTGATCACACCGGTCATCACTGAACCTAAAAAGGCCATCGCAGCCCTTGCCAATATGGTAGGAGAGATGGAGCGGCGTTATAAACTGATGGCAGAGAACCGTACAAAAAATATAGACAACTACAATGAGAAAGTAAAAGCTGACGGTTCTGCAGAGCCTTTCCCTTTCGTTGTGATCGTCATAGATGAGCTGGCCGACTTGATGATGAACGGCGGTAAGGAGGTAGAGTATTCTATTGCAAGACTTGCGCAGATGGCAAGAGCGAGCGGGATACACCTTATCGTAGCGACACAGAGGCCAAGTGTGGATGTCGTGACAGGACTCATCAAAGCCAATCTCCCCTCTAGACTGAGTTACCGTGTGGGACAACGTATAGACTCAAAAGTGATCTTGGATGCCATGGGAGCAGAGAGTCTGCTTGGACGTGGTGACGGCCTCTTCACGCCTCCTGGTGCGACAGGACTGGTACGTTTACATGCCCCATGGAATAAAGAAGAAGAGATAGAAGAGATCGTTGAGTTCCTTAAAGCACAGCGTACGCCGGAATATGATGAAAGCTATCTTGTGGCAGGGGGAGTCAGCGCAAGTGAAGGAGAAGAGGGCGATATGGAACTTGATCCTCTCTATGAAGATGCGAAGGCAGTCGTATTGACAGACAAAAAAACCTCTATCTCCTACCTGCAGCGAAAACTTCAGATAGGATATAACCGTTCTGCAAACATTATAGAACAGCTGGAAGCAATGGGCGTATTGAGTGCACCAAACGCAAAAGGTAACAGAGAAATCGTCTAATTTTATCCTTGAAGCTAAAAAGAGACTTAAATGGTCTCTTTTCATGTAACCATACGATACAAATAAATTATCTGATTCATATCTTCCTCTTATAGAACACTAAATCTGCTATTTTTTTGTTAATATACAGCACAAAAATTACACAGGAGACCATAATGGCCTTATTAGAAGAGTATAAAGCACATACGGCTGAGCGTGCTGAGTTAGGTGTTCCGCCACTCGCACTTACAGCTGATCAAACGGCACAGCTTGTTGAATTATTAAAAGCAAGCCCGATCGCTGATGTCGATTACGCAATGGATATGTTCCAAAATAAAGTACCTGCGGGTGTAGATGATGCCGCTTACGTAAAAGCAGCATTCCTAAACGATATCGTACAAGGTAATGCAACTTGTGATGCTATCGATGCAGTAAAAGCATGTGAGATCCTCGGATCTATGCTAGGTGGATTCAATGTGACTCCACTTGTTGAAGCACTTAAGATCGGTGGTGAAGTGACAGATGCAGCTGCTGAGCAACTTAAAAATACTATCCTTGTATATGATGCATTTAACGATGTGAAAGCAATGATGGATGCAGGTAATGCAAAAGCAAAAGAGATCGTAGAGTCTTGGGCAAATGCAGAGTGGTTCTACAACAAGCCAGAGATGGAAAAAGAGATCACACTGACAGTTTATAAGATCCCTGGTGAAACAAACACTGATGACCTTTCTCCGGCGTCAGAAGCATTTACAAGAGCAGATATCCCGCTTCACGCAAACTCATTCCTCGTGAACAGAATGGAGAATCCGCTTGAGACTATGGATGAGCTTAGAAAGAAAGGTAACCCGCTAGCATACGTTGGTGATGTTGTAGGTACAGGTTCTTCAAGAAAATCAGGTATCAACTCTGTTCAATGGCACATGGGTACAGATATTCCTGGGATCCCAGGAAAAAGAACCGGTGGTGTAGTTATCGGTGGTATCATTGCCCCGATCTTCTTCAATACTGCAGAAGATTCAGGATGTATACCAATTCAAGCACCGGTAGGTGAATTAGAGACCGGTGATGTGATCACACTTAAGCCTTTTGACGGTGTGATCGAGAAAAACGGTGCAGTTGTATCTGAATTCAAACTTGAGCCAAATACGCTTCCAGACGAGATGAGAGCTGGTGGACGTGTACCACTTATTATCGGTAAAGGTCTTACGGCTAAAGCTAGAGAAGCGCTTGGTCTTGGTGCATCAGATGCATTCATGGCACCTGAGCAACCGGCTGACAACGGTAAAGGGTTTACCCTTGCTCAAAAGATGGTTGGTAAAGCATGTGGACTTGAAGGTGTAAAACCAGGTGTTTACTGTGAGCCGGTTTGTACCACTGTCGGTTCTCAAGATACAACTGGAGCAATGACAAGAGATGAAGTAAAAGACCTTGCAGCACTTAGTTTTGGTGCGGACTTTGTTCTTCAGTCATTCTGTCACACATCTGCATACCCTAAACCAGCAGATATCAAGTTACACCACACACTTCCACAGTTTATGACTGAGAGAAAAGGGTTCACACTTAGACCAGGTGACGGTGTTATCCACTCATGGCTGAACAGAATGTGTCTTCCAGATACAGTTGGTACTGGTGCGGATTCACACACAAGATTCCCGATCGGTATCTCATTCCCGGCAGGTTCTGGACTTGTTGCGTTTGCAGCGGTAACAGGTATGATGCCACTTACTATGCCTGAGTCTGTACTTGTAAGATTTACAGGTGAAATGCAACCAGGTATCACGCTTAGAGATATGGTTAATGCTATTCCTTACCAAGCGATCAAAGACGGTCTTTTGACGGTTGAAAAAGCTGGTAAGAAAAACATCTTCTCAGGACGTGTACTTGAGATCGAAGGTCTTGAGCAACTTAAGTGTGAGCAGGCATTTGAGCTTTCTGATGCGTCTGCTGAGCGTTCAGCTGCTGCTTGTACAGTGAAGCTTGACAAAGAGCCTATCATTGAGTACCTAGAGTCTAACATTGCATTGATCGAAGAGTTGATCGCTCAAGGTTACGAAGATAAAGCGACACTTGAAAGACGTGCGCAAAAAATGAGAGACTGGATCGCTAATCCAGTGTTATTGGATGCAGATGCAGATGCTGATTATGCAGCAGTGATCGAGATCAACATGTCTGAGATCAAAGAGCCGATCGTAGCATGTCCAAACGATCCGGATGATGTTAAAACACTTTCTGAAGTACATGCAGCAGGTCTAAGAACAGATATCGATGAAGTATTCGTTGGTTCTTGTATGACAAACATCGGTCTTTTCAGAGCGAATGCAGAAGTACTTAGAGGCGAAGGTCAAGTAGATACTAAACTTTGGATCTGTCCTCCAACAAAAATGGATGAGAAGACATTGACAGAAGAGGGGTACTACTCAGTCTTCGGAATGGCTGGAGCACGTATCGAGCCTCCAGGATGTTCTCTATGTATGGGTAACCAGGCAGCTGTGAAGCAAAATGCATGGGTATTCTCTACATCAACAAGAAACTTCGACAACAGACTTGGTAAAGGTTCTCAAGTATACCTTGGTTCTGCTGAACTTGCTGCGGTGGTTGCACTGAAAGGTAAGATCCCGACAGCTGAAGAGTACTTGGAAATAGTTTCAAATAAGATCAAGCCGGAAATGACTGATAGTATCTACAAATACCTAAACTTCAACAAGGTTTCTAAAGCAGACCTTGAAGCGATGGTTGAGTAGTCAACTTCACGATTCTCTTCACTTTCCTACCTTTTACAGGTAGGAAACTTACACTCTACATTTTATAGCCACCTCTTTATTTCTCTCAAATGTCAGGTACTTGTGATATCCACAATATTTTATTAACTTATTATATAATTAAAATTAATGTTATATTATTTTTGTTACAATGAAATGAGTCAAAAATCATAATACAAAGGATTGAAAATGGGTATGTTAATGATTGCGATCGCTATAGGTTACTTTGGCAGTATTCTTGCTTTTCTTATCATGGAAGAGATGTCGTTAAAAGACTCTGATTTTTCTGATATTAAGGACGCTTTTACAAAAGAGCTTAGTTTGGATGAAAGTTTATCAAAATACGGTACCGTTAAATATATGGCCATGTATGTTGCTGTGGTAAGTATTATTGGATTGGTTGTCTCTACACAGATCCTTATACCAAGCGGTTTTGGTTTAGGATTTAACATGGCCTATGTGTTTTTACCATCTCTGATCGGATCTCTGATTATTTTATTGGTCAAATGGAGATTTCAACCTCTGCTAAAACTCATTTCTTCATTTATGTTCGGCGCAGGATATATAGGTGCTTCTGCATTTGCTGTGGCTGCTTCACATCTTTTTTTGACTTAAAATGATTTAAAGATATCCTCGAATACTTCGGGGATACGACAAGGTTTTCCTTCCTCTACATAGACCAATACCACTTCCATGCTAAAGAGTTTCACCTCTTCTTTCCATACTTCCTGTAAGAGTACCAAAGATGAACGCTTCCTCGTCAAGATCTTTGTTGTGACCTCGAGTATATCTCCCAGTACAGCAGTGGCTAAAAAACCGGCTTTAATGTCACGTACCACAAACCCGCTCTGATCGCCCAGTGTAGGTTTCATTCCTCTTTGAAAAAAGATC
The sequence above is drawn from the Sulfurovum sp. TSL1 genome and encodes:
- the acnB gene encoding bifunctional aconitate hydratase 2/2-methylisocitrate dehydratase, whose product is MALLEEYKAHTAERAELGVPPLALTADQTAQLVELLKASPIADVDYAMDMFQNKVPAGVDDAAYVKAAFLNDIVQGNATCDAIDAVKACEILGSMLGGFNVTPLVEALKIGGEVTDAAAEQLKNTILVYDAFNDVKAMMDAGNAKAKEIVESWANAEWFYNKPEMEKEITLTVYKIPGETNTDDLSPASEAFTRADIPLHANSFLVNRMENPLETMDELRKKGNPLAYVGDVVGTGSSRKSGINSVQWHMGTDIPGIPGKRTGGVVIGGIIAPIFFNTAEDSGCIPIQAPVGELETGDVITLKPFDGVIEKNGAVVSEFKLEPNTLPDEMRAGGRVPLIIGKGLTAKAREALGLGASDAFMAPEQPADNGKGFTLAQKMVGKACGLEGVKPGVYCEPVCTTVGSQDTTGAMTRDEVKDLAALSFGADFVLQSFCHTSAYPKPADIKLHHTLPQFMTERKGFTLRPGDGVIHSWLNRMCLPDTVGTGADSHTRFPIGISFPAGSGLVAFAAVTGMMPLTMPESVLVRFTGEMQPGITLRDMVNAIPYQAIKDGLLTVEKAGKKNIFSGRVLEIEGLEQLKCEQAFELSDASAERSAAACTVKLDKEPIIEYLESNIALIEELIAQGYEDKATLERRAQKMRDWIANPVLLDADADADYAAVIEINMSEIKEPIVACPNDPDDVKTLSEVHAAGLRTDIDEVFVGSCMTNIGLFRANAEVLRGEGQVDTKLWICPPTKMDEKTLTEEGYYSVFGMAGARIEPPGCSLCMGNQAAVKQNAWVFSTSTRNFDNRLGKGSQVYLGSAELAAVVALKGKIPTAEEYLEIVSNKIKPEMTDSIYKYLNFNKVSKADLEAMVE
- a CDS encoding YbgC/FadM family acyl-CoA thioesterase — translated: MSFSMKVRVYYEDTDAGGIVYHTNYIKYCERARSEIFFQRGMKPTLGDQSGFVVRDIKAGFLATAVLGDILEVTTKILTRKRSSLVLLQEVWKEEVKLFSMEVVLVYVEEGKPCRIPEVFEDIFKSF
- a CDS encoding DNA translocase FtsK, whose amino-acid sequence is MKITIIVTAILFIYAAFSTIFHETALVGDIGKKIGDTNLYLFGYLAYINFFVLFYPLYKLYSDARVRKNIDFYLGWILFFISLILFSALVLEGQERGFIGTQIVEFLYPLIGKAGLWLFWLMIMALSLVFIIDDDFDFSRFKMNRPEASLSFRWVGSTFSVLGKVLKKIFTNPFASPSLEDEMMPVLDAAEENPKRTRVKRKPDAKKVVTKTEAETVQALDESDDPVLNEILELEHEMEMHISAEKRAAGKSHVEFINELEENSKLMEQIDKGQVVKPKNFKLPKLDFLQKAPKTTKKVNEAEIDRKIEELLAKLQQFNVDGDVVRTYSGPLVTTFEFKPAPNVKVSKILNLQDDLAMALSAETIRIQAPIPGRDVVGIEIPNETVDTIYLREILESDLFKNSSSPLTVALGKDIVGKPFITDIKKLPHLLIAGTTGSGKSVGINAMILSLLYRNDPDQLKLMLIDPKMLEFSIYNDIPHLITPVITEPKKAIAALANMVGEMERRYKLMAENRTKNIDNYNEKVKADGSAEPFPFVVIVIDELADLMMNGGKEVEYSIARLAQMARASGIHLIVATQRPSVDVVTGLIKANLPSRLSYRVGQRIDSKVILDAMGAESLLGRGDGLFTPPGATGLVRLHAPWNKEEEIEEIVEFLKAQRTPEYDESYLVAGGVSASEGEEGDMELDPLYEDAKAVVLTDKKTSISYLQRKLQIGYNRSANIIEQLEAMGVLSAPNAKGNREIV
- a CDS encoding NAD(P)/FAD-dependent oxidoreductase yields the protein MKKVLVIGGGYGGLRAIETLSKYPDIDITLIDKNPYHYLQTEAYGYIAGQFDMHDIAIDLYNWCEGFKERVAFIHKEVTSIDFERKSVHLDGRDLFYDYLIIATGAQTNFLSCIEGLIEYSHGVKNLERAHNFRIKFENLIYKKLQHQEGAIDGELNIVVGGAGLSGVEVAAEMAYVLENYSKTIGDTAKEIHIYLIDASDTILPGMGQYSIDNTKKRLEALGVKILTSTFIHTVDTTHVHFKNGEKLPYSFMIFTGGIKASSLTDTIENEKNRINQLIASPELNVQGKKEVFAIGDCVEIRDAEGNILPPTAQIAEKSAEYVAKTIRQRMDGVPSQPFDAGVSGVFIALGGKYAVGEMFQYIKVKGYIAYVVKKAITHAYYLGLRLRINTGFKNRIR